Within the Blastocatellia bacterium genome, the region CGGCGAACTTTTCGGAATCGGATTTGCCACGCCGGGCGATACTCGGCCAGGCGCTCGACGCGTTTAGGCATCGCCGGCGGCGCGCGTGCCGGCTTCGATGATCTCTAGCTCATTGTGCTCGCGGCGGGCGCGCAGGACTTTCTTATCGAATTTGCCGACGCTGGTCTTCGGCACTTCGCTGATGAACGACCAGCGCTCTGGTATCCACCAGCGGGCGACGCGCGTGGCCAGAAAAGCGCGCAGTTGATCGGGCGTCGCCGCCGCCTTTTCTTTCAAGACGACGCAGGCCAGCGGGCGCTCGTCCCACTTCTCGTCGGGCACGCCGATGACCGCCGCTTCAATGATGTCGGGGTGCGCCATCAAAGCGTTCTCTAATTCGACAGTCGAAATCCACTCGCCGCCCGACTTGATCACGTCCTTGGCGCGGTCGGTGATTTGAATGAAGCCGCGCTCGTCTATGGTCCCGACATCGCCTGTGCGCAGCCAGCCGTCGTGAAACTTCTCCGGCGTGTCGTCGCCGTAATAGCTGGCGGTGATCCACGGGCCGCGGACCTCTATCTCGCCTACGGACTGGCCGTCCCAATCCAGCACCGTATCCAGGTCGGTCAGGCGAATCTCAACGCCGGGCTCGACGCGCCCTGTGCGGCAGCGCCAGTCGAACTCTTCTTCGGGCCGGCTGTCTTTGGGCGCGAAAGAGAGGGCGGCGAGCGGGCTGGTTTCGGTCATGCCCCATGCCTGGATAATGCGGACGCCGAACTTTTCCTGGAAGCGCTCCATCAAGCTGCGCGGCACCGCCGAGCCGCCGCAGATCACCATGCGTATTGACGAAAAATCCAGCTCGCGCCCTTCGCTGTAGCGCAGCACTTCATTCCAGATCGTCGGCACCGCGCCGGTGAAGGTCGGGCGCTCGCTGGCAATCAGGCGGCACAATGGTTCGGCTTGTAGAAAGCGCGACGGCATGATGAAGTCAGCGCCCGCCGTCCATCCCGAATAAGGCAAGCCCCAGGCGTTCGCATGGAACATCGGCACGATGGGCAGGATGCGGTCGCGCTCGGTAAAGCTGAAGATGTAGCCGGCGCAACTCGCAAGCGAGTGCAGATAGGTTGAGCGGTGCGAATAGACGACGCCTTTCGGGTTGCCGGTCGTGCCGCTGGTGTAACACATCGCCGCCGCCGCGCGCTCGTCAATCTCCGGCCAGTCAAAACCCAGAGACTCCGCGGCAAGCAGTTCTTCATAACGCAGCACCTCGCCGAGCGCCGAGGCGTCGCCACTGCCTACAACAATGTAATGTTGGACACTCTTCAGCTCAGGCGCGACGCGGGCCAGCAGCGGCACCAGCGTGTCGTCAACGATAATGACGCGGTCTTCGGCGTGGTTGATGACGTAGGTGAGCTGTTCGGGAAAGAGCCGCAGGTTGAGCGTGTGCAGCACCGCGCCCATGCAGGGAATGGCGAAGTAGGCTTCGAGGTGTTCCTGGGTGTTCCAGCAGAAGGTGCCGACGCGGTCGCCCTGATTGACGCCCAACCGTTTCAAGGCGG harbors:
- a CDS encoding long-chain fatty acid--CoA ligase; translation: MQSTMQDRPLTINHIFEHSRRVHASSEVVTFMGDGCRRARYAEVGDRAERLAAALKRLGVNQGDRVGTFCWNTQEHLEAYFAIPCMGAVLHTLNLRLFPEQLTYVINHAEDRVIIVDDTLVPLLARVAPELKSVQHYIVVGSGDASALGEVLRYEELLAAESLGFDWPEIDERAAAAMCYTSGTTGNPKGVVYSHRSTYLHSLASCAGYIFSFTERDRILPIVPMFHANAWGLPYSGWTAGADFIMPSRFLQAEPLCRLIASERPTFTGAVPTIWNEVLRYSEGRELDFSSIRMVICGGSAVPRSLMERFQEKFGVRIIQAWGMTETSPLAALSFAPKDSRPEEEFDWRCRTGRVEPGVEIRLTDLDTVLDWDGQSVGEIEVRGPWITASYYGDDTPEKFHDGWLRTGDVGTIDERGFIQITDRAKDVIKSGGEWISTVELENALMAHPDIIEAAVIGVPDEKWDERPLACVVLKEKAAATPDQLRAFLATRVARWWIPERWSFISEVPKTSVGKFDKKVLRARREHNELEIIEAGTRAAGDA